One part of the Georgfuchsia toluolica genome encodes these proteins:
- a CDS encoding DUF934 domain-containing protein — MAEIIKDRTIVADDWCLMRLGEGQATADIALPTGKLIVPLAVWQARRQELSKRDALGIWLANDEGPELIANDLSHFTLIAIDFPKFSNGRGYSSAALLRSRYGYRGELRAIGDVLRDQMFYLTRVGFNAFAVRSDRSIRDALNALNDFSVTYQNSTDETQPLFRRVQRIATN, encoded by the coding sequence ATGGCTGAGATAATCAAGGATCGCACTATCGTTGCTGACGATTGGTGCCTGATGCGTTTGGGCGAAGGCCAAGCCACCGCGGACATTGCCTTGCCCACGGGCAAACTGATCGTGCCCTTGGCCGTGTGGCAAGCGCGCCGCCAGGAATTGTCCAAACGCGATGCATTAGGCATCTGGCTCGCCAACGACGAAGGGCCGGAACTGATCGCCAACGATCTGTCGCACTTTACACTCATTGCTATCGATTTCCCGAAGTTTTCCAACGGGCGCGGCTATTCCAGCGCAGCGCTGTTGCGCAGCCGCTACGGCTACCGCGGCGAATTGCGCGCCATCGGCGATGTGTTGCGTGACCAGATGTTCTACCTGACGCGGGTCGGCTTCAATGCCTTTGCCGTGCGTTCCGACCGCTCGATCCGGGATGCGCTCAATGCGCTCAATGACTTTAGCGTGACCTATCAGAATTCGACCGACGAGACGCAACCGCTGTTTCGGCGTGTTCAGCGCATTGCCACAAACTGA
- a CDS encoding phosphoadenylyl-sulfate reductase has product MNIDLDDIELLATVDRQAEAVTTLLTTIASDYAPATLAAGMGVEGMVLTDIIMRNKLPIEIFSLDTGRLPAETYDLMQRLKRHYGLTLKIFFPRHDLVESYVREHGINAFYESVELRKACCHARKVEPLKRALAGKKAWITGMRAEQSETRTELPVQFYDAANGLEKFNPLVGWTEAEVWTYVKTRDVPYSRLHDKGYPSIGCAPCTRAVAPGEHVRSGRWWWEDPSGKECGIHVIPVAVNAA; this is encoded by the coding sequence ATGAATATTGACCTTGACGACATAGAACTGCTGGCGACCGTAGATCGTCAGGCCGAGGCAGTCACCACGCTGCTGACTACGATCGCGTCCGACTATGCGCCGGCCACGCTCGCCGCCGGCATGGGCGTCGAAGGCATGGTGCTCACCGACATCATCATGCGCAACAAGCTGCCGATCGAGATATTCTCGCTCGATACCGGTCGCCTGCCGGCTGAAACCTACGATCTGATGCAGCGCCTGAAGCGCCACTACGGCCTGACGCTGAAAATATTTTTTCCGCGCCACGACCTGGTCGAATCGTACGTGCGCGAGCACGGCATTAACGCCTTCTACGAGTCGGTGGAACTGCGCAAGGCCTGCTGCCATGCGCGCAAGGTCGAACCGCTGAAGCGTGCCTTGGCTGGCAAGAAAGCCTGGATCACCGGCATGCGCGCCGAACAATCGGAGACGCGTACGGAATTACCGGTGCAGTTCTACGATGCGGCCAATGGCCTTGAAAAGTTCAATCCGCTCGTGGGCTGGACCGAAGCCGAGGTATGGACCTACGTCAAGACGCGCGACGTCCCCTACAGCCGGCTACATGACAAAGGTTACCCGAGCATCGGTTGCGCGCCCTGTACCCGCGCGGTCGCGCCGGGTGAGCATGTGCGCTCCGGCCGTTGGTGGTGGGAAGACCCGTCCGGCAAGGAATGCGGCATCCATGTGATTCCAGTAGCGGTTAACGCGGCGTGA
- a CDS encoding disulfide bond formation protein B, whose product MRLQFPTRALFALGMACPIALIGAGVVLTVFYNVAACPLCILQRMLYLAIALVSTFGLVFVPYHAVRIVVALSAAILAASGAAIAGYQIYLQHHPFAATCGDGAAWWERMVEQAGQSLPILFKAEGLCSDDTWSLFGLSIPELSLLAFCGLFVLGMLALFSRPRP is encoded by the coding sequence GTGAGGTTGCAATTCCCGACGCGCGCATTATTTGCGCTAGGCATGGCATGCCCGATTGCGCTGATCGGCGCCGGTGTCGTACTTACGGTGTTTTATAACGTTGCCGCCTGCCCGCTCTGCATTCTGCAGCGGATGCTTTATCTCGCTATTGCGCTGGTATCGACTTTCGGGCTGGTGTTTGTGCCGTACCATGCCGTCCGCATCGTTGTGGCGTTATCAGCCGCGATCCTCGCCGCAAGTGGCGCGGCAATCGCGGGCTACCAAATCTATTTACAGCACCATCCCTTTGCCGCCACCTGCGGCGACGGCGCGGCTTGGTGGGAGCGCATGGTCGAGCAGGCCGGGCAATCGCTGCCGATACTGTTCAAGGCCGAGGGATTATGCTCTGACGATACGTGGTCCCTGTTCGGACTGTCCATACCGGAATTGTCGTTGCTGGCCTTTTGCGGACTGTTCGTCCTCGGCATGCTGGCGCTGTTTTCCCGTCCGAGACCGTAA
- a CDS encoding DNA-directed RNA polymerase subunit alpha, producing MQSNALLKPRIIDVQTLSPVHARVVMEPFERGYGHTLGNSLRRILLSSMPGTAPTEVSIAGVLHEYSTVDGVREDVVDILLNLKGVVLKMHNRAEATLTLSKSGEGVVTAADIEATHDVEIINPDHVIAHVAPGGKLEMQIKVETGRGYVPANVRASKDEEGKTIGRILMDASFSPVRRVSYQVESARVEQRTDLDKLIIDLETNGAIDPEEAIRYSARVLMDQLSVFADLEDTSVAPVEQKQMPVAPELLRPVDDLELTVRSANCLKAENIYYIGDLIQRTETELLKTPNLGRKSLNEIKEVLASRGLSLGMKLENWPPAGLEKLG from the coding sequence ATGCAAAGCAATGCACTTCTGAAACCGCGCATCATCGATGTCCAGACCCTGTCGCCGGTTCACGCGCGCGTCGTTATGGAACCATTCGAGCGCGGCTATGGCCACACTCTCGGCAATTCCCTGCGCCGCATCCTGCTGTCGTCGATGCCGGGTACCGCGCCGACCGAGGTGTCGATCGCCGGTGTCCTGCACGAATACTCGACGGTCGATGGCGTGCGCGAAGATGTAGTTGACATCCTGCTCAACCTCAAGGGCGTCGTTCTCAAGATGCATAACCGGGCGGAAGCCACGCTGACGCTATCCAAGAGCGGTGAAGGTGTCGTTACCGCTGCCGACATCGAGGCTACGCACGATGTCGAAATCATCAACCCCGACCATGTCATTGCGCATGTCGCTCCCGGCGGCAAGCTGGAAATGCAGATCAAGGTTGAAACCGGTCGCGGTTATGTGCCGGCCAACGTGCGCGCCAGCAAAGATGAAGAAGGCAAGACCATCGGCCGCATCCTGATGGATGCATCGTTCAGTCCGGTACGTCGCGTCAGTTATCAGGTTGAATCGGCCCGTGTTGAACAGCGCACCGACCTCGACAAGCTGATCATCGATCTGGAAACCAACGGCGCCATTGATCCGGAAGAAGCGATTCGCTATTCCGCCCGTGTGCTAATGGATCAACTCTCGGTGTTTGCCGACCTTGAAGACACCAGCGTTGCGCCGGTGGAGCAGAAGCAGATGCCGGTGGCGCCGGAACTGCTGCGTCCAGTCGACGACCTTGAACTTACCGTGCGTTCGGCCAACTGCCTCAAGGCCGAGAACATCTATTACATCGGCGACCTGATCCAGCGCACGGAAACCGAGTTGTTGAAGACTCCGAATCTGGGTCGCAAGTCGCTCAACGAGATCAAGGAAGTCCTTGCCTCGCGCGGCCTCAGTCTGGGAATGAAGCTGGAAAACTGGCCTCCCGCCGGACTGGAGAAATTAGGATAA
- the rpsK gene encoding 30S ribosomal protein S11 translates to MAKTATTKVRKKVKKNVAEGIAHVHASFNNTIITITDRQGNALSWATSGGAGFKGSRKSTPFAAQVAAEAAGKAAQECGVKNLEVRIKGPGPGRESAVRALNALGMKITSITDITPIPHNGCRPPKRRRI, encoded by the coding sequence CGCAAAAAGGTCAAGAAGAACGTGGCCGAGGGCATCGCCCACGTGCATGCCTCGTTCAACAACACCATCATCACCATCACCGACCGCCAGGGTAACGCGTTGTCGTGGGCCACGTCCGGCGGCGCCGGCTTCAAGGGTTCGCGCAAGAGCACCCCGTTCGCGGCGCAGGTGGCGGCCGAGGCAGCCGGCAAGGCCGCCCAGGAATGCGGCGTCAAGAATCTCGAAGTACGCATCAAAGGCCCCGGCCCCGGCCGCGAGTCCGCAGTCCGTGCGCTCAACGCACTCGGCATGAAGATCACCAGCATCACCGACATCACCCCGATTCCTCACAACGGTTGCCGGCCACCCAAGCGCCGTCGCATCTAA
- a CDS encoding protein kinase domain-containing protein: MERIGKYEIRNKLGEGATSTVYLAHDPFAGRDVAIKVIFPEVLKDREKGKLYRHLLLNEASLAGKLMHPHIVQIFDAVIDGGQSYIVMEYAPGGTLEQFCSPQNLLPFNRMVEMIFKCTRALEYANRLGITHRDIKPANILLAQAGNTGDIKISDFGAAIMTGGDQMTTQVSGVGSPAYMSPQQVRDLPLNHQTDIYSLGVVMYQLLTGRLPFSATNNYSMIYQITSLDPPPPSTFRTDIPPHLDAIVARAMQKDLDARYATWEEFSHDLAQSFRNKQLSAQAQEVPDSQKFETLRSLPFFADFSDVQIWEVVRFSTWDDAAAGTVVMKDGEPGEFFCFLIEGELCVTKRGHTLNMLAPGDCFGEMAIINRNSRVRGADVVAQTQSYLVTIRADALRHASEACRMHFYQSFLEVISTRLHQANARLAAI; encoded by the coding sequence ATGGAGCGGATCGGTAAATACGAAATTAGGAACAAACTCGGCGAGGGCGCAACCTCGACGGTCTATCTCGCCCACGACCCATTTGCCGGACGCGATGTCGCGATCAAGGTGATTTTTCCCGAAGTGTTGAAAGATCGCGAAAAGGGCAAACTCTATCGCCACCTGCTGCTCAATGAGGCGTCGCTTGCCGGCAAGCTGATGCATCCGCACATCGTGCAAATCTTCGACGCGGTAATCGACGGCGGCCAGAGCTATATTGTGATGGAATATGCGCCCGGCGGTACGCTGGAGCAGTTTTGCTCGCCGCAGAACCTGCTGCCTTTCAACCGCATGGTGGAGATGATTTTCAAATGCACGCGCGCCCTCGAATATGCCAATCGTCTTGGCATCACCCACCGCGACATCAAGCCGGCCAATATCCTGCTCGCCCAGGCCGGCAATACCGGCGATATCAAGATCTCGGATTTCGGCGCCGCCATAATGACCGGCGGCGACCAGATGACCACACAGGTATCAGGCGTCGGCTCCCCCGCCTACATGTCGCCGCAGCAGGTACGCGATCTGCCACTCAATCACCAGACCGATATCTATTCGCTCGGGGTCGTGATGTACCAGTTGCTCACCGGACGACTGCCATTTTCGGCAACGAATAATTACAGCATGATTTACCAGATCACCAGCCTCGATCCGCCGCCGCCGTCGACCTTCCGCACTGATATACCGCCTCACCTTGATGCCATCGTGGCGCGCGCCATGCAAAAGGATCTCGACGCGCGCTATGCGACGTGGGAAGAGTTCTCGCATGATCTGGCGCAATCCTTTCGCAACAAACAACTTTCGGCGCAAGCGCAGGAAGTGCCTGACAGCCAGAAGTTCGAGACACTGCGCAGCCTGCCCTTTTTCGCCGATTTCAGCGACGTGCAAATCTGGGAAGTGGTGCGTTTCTCCACCTGGGATGATGCTGCCGCCGGCACCGTGGTAATGAAGGACGGCGAACCCGGCGAGTTTTTCTGCTTCCTCATCGAAGGTGAGTTGTGCGTCACCAAGCGCGGCCACACACTGAACATGCTTGCGCCCGGCGACTGCTTCGGTGAAATGGCCATCATCAATCGCAACAGCCGCGTGCGCGGTGCCGACGTCGTGGCGCAAACGCAATCGTATCTGGTGACAATACGCGCCGATGCGCTAAGACACGCCTCGGAGGCCTGTCGCATGCATTTCTATCAATCTTTTCTCGAAGTCATCAGCACACGGCTGCACCAGGCCAATGCACGGCTGGCGGCAATTTAG
- the rpsD gene encoding 30S ribosomal protein S4, with product MARNLDAKCRQCRREGEKLFLKGEKCFTDKCAVERRAYAPGQHGQKSGQRLSGYGQQLREKQKIRRIYGVLERQFRKTFAQAESQKGQTGENLLKLLECRLDAVAYRMGFGASRAEARQIVRHNGVLVNGKRTNIPSYSVRPGDVVQLTENAKTQLRTKGALEAAESRNFPQWIEVDAKAGKGVFKAYPAREDLPPSINEGLVVELYSR from the coding sequence GTGGCCCGTAATCTTGATGCCAAGTGCCGCCAGTGCCGTCGCGAAGGCGAGAAGCTCTTCCTCAAGGGAGAAAAGTGCTTCACCGACAAGTGCGCCGTCGAACGGCGCGCCTATGCACCCGGCCAGCATGGCCAGAAATCCGGCCAGCGCCTCTCCGGCTATGGCCAGCAGTTGCGTGAGAAACAGAAGATCCGCCGCATCTATGGCGTCCTCGAGCGCCAGTTCCGCAAGACTTTTGCCCAGGCCGAAAGCCAGAAAGGCCAGACTGGCGAGAACCTGCTCAAGCTGCTCGAATGCCGTCTGGATGCCGTCGCCTATCGTATGGGTTTCGGCGCCTCGCGTGCCGAGGCACGCCAGATCGTTCGTCATAACGGCGTTCTGGTCAATGGCAAACGCACCAATATTCCATCTTACAGTGTAAGACCGGGCGATGTGGTGCAGCTAACCGAAAATGCCAAGACCCAGCTGCGCACCAAAGGTGCGCTCGAAGCTGCCGAATCGCGCAACTTCCCGCAGTGGATCGAAGTCGATGCCAAGGCTGGCAAGGGCGTCTTCAAGGCCTACCCGGCTCGTGAAGACCTGCCACCTTCGATCAACGAAGGCCTCGTGGTCGAACTGTATTCGCGCTAA
- a CDS encoding acyl-CoA thioesterase: MNNPPQLPAQQPVLRLVPMPADLNPAGDVFGGWVMSHLGMAGAIPALRRARGRIVTVAANALQFRQPIAVGDLVSFYAEVIRVGTTSITIQVDVYAERNPKNPIVVKVTEAQLTYVAVDKQGKKRPVPPV; this comes from the coding sequence ATGAACAATCCTCCGCAACTTCCCGCTCAGCAACCCGTTTTGCGCTTGGTGCCAATGCCCGCCGATTTGAATCCGGCAGGAGATGTTTTCGGCGGCTGGGTGATGTCGCATCTCGGCATGGCGGGGGCGATACCGGCACTTCGCCGCGCTCGTGGCCGAATAGTCACCGTCGCGGCCAACGCGCTTCAGTTCAGGCAGCCAATCGCAGTGGGCGATCTGGTCAGTTTCTATGCGGAGGTAATCAGGGTCGGCACGACTTCGATTACGATTCAGGTCGACGTCTACGCGGAGCGCAACCCGAAGAATCCGATAGTCGTCAAGGTGACAGAGGCGCAATTGACCTATGTGGCCGTAGATAAGCAAGGCAAGAAGCGACCGGTGCCTCCTGTCTAG
- a CDS encoding ABCB family ABC transporter ATP-binding protein/permease encodes MRRARSNIALPGPLPRERHDWQTVRQLLPYLWAWKGRVIFALACLIGAKLTNVAVPLVFKDLIDALSVPPKQALLLVPLGLLAAYGVLRFSTSIFTELREIVFARVTQRAVRAIALKVFEHLHELSLRFHLERQTGGLTRDIERGTHAISSLINYSIYSILPTLIEVALVMGILISRYPGRFAMIAASTLTVYVLFTISVSNWRTALRREVNELDSAANVRAIDSLINYETVKYFNNENWEKNRYDQQLVKWESAQVKSQISLSYLNLGQAAIIASAVSLMMWQAAEGVAGGSMTVGDIVLVNAFLIQLYMPLNFLGVLYREIRQSLTDIERLFRLLDEHREIQDAPDARPLERGPCTVRFEHVGFHYESRRQILSDVDFEIPAGNTLAVVGHSGSGKSTLARLLFRFYDVQQGCIRINGHPLKQLTQASLRAAIGIVPQDTVLFNDTIFYNIQYGRPTATRGEVIAAAHSAHLHGFIERLPDGYDTRVGERGLKLSGGEKQRVAIARALLKNPPILIFDEATSALDSKTEKAIQAELEAAAVGRTTLVIAHRLSTVMNADRILVLDGGHVVEQGRHRDLLERNGAYAQMWALQQQEAEVESITA; translated from the coding sequence ATGCGCCGCGCTCGATCCAACATCGCACTGCCAGGGCCGCTTCCCAGGGAAAGACATGACTGGCAGACCGTCCGCCAGTTGTTGCCCTATCTGTGGGCATGGAAAGGCCGCGTCATCTTCGCCCTCGCCTGCCTGATCGGAGCCAAGCTCACCAACGTCGCCGTGCCGCTGGTGTTCAAGGATCTGATCGACGCTCTTTCTGTGCCACCGAAACAGGCGCTGCTGCTGGTGCCGCTGGGCCTGCTCGCCGCCTATGGCGTGTTGCGTTTTTCCACTTCGATTTTCACCGAGCTGCGCGAAATCGTCTTCGCTCGTGTCACGCAGCGCGCTGTGCGGGCAATCGCGCTGAAGGTATTCGAGCATCTGCATGAGTTGAGCCTGCGCTTCCATCTCGAGCGCCAGACCGGCGGTCTGACGCGCGATATTGAGCGCGGTACGCACGCCATCAGCTCGCTGATCAACTATTCGATCTATTCGATCCTGCCCACCCTCATCGAAGTGGCGCTGGTGATGGGAATTCTGATTTCGCGTTATCCGGGACGCTTCGCCATGATCGCCGCATCGACCCTGACGGTGTATGTGCTTTTCACGATCTCGGTGTCGAACTGGCGCACCGCGCTGCGGCGCGAAGTCAATGAACTCGACTCGGCTGCCAACGTCCGCGCCATCGACAGCCTGATCAACTATGAAACCGTGAAGTACTTCAACAACGAGAACTGGGAAAAGAATCGTTATGACCAACAACTGGTGAAATGGGAAAGCGCGCAGGTGAAAAGCCAGATTTCACTTTCCTACCTCAACCTCGGCCAGGCCGCAATCATCGCCAGCGCCGTCTCGCTGATGATGTGGCAGGCGGCGGAGGGCGTCGCCGGCGGCAGCATGACTGTGGGCGACATCGTGCTGGTGAATGCCTTCCTGATCCAGCTCTACATGCCGCTGAATTTTCTTGGCGTGCTCTATCGCGAAATTCGCCAGTCACTGACCGATATCGAGCGCCTGTTCCGCCTGCTCGACGAACACCGCGAAATTCAGGATGCGCCGGACGCCAGGCCGCTTGAGCGCGGCCCTTGTACGGTACGCTTCGAGCATGTCGGCTTCCACTACGAGAGCCGGCGCCAGATACTGAGCGATGTCGACTTCGAGATTCCGGCTGGCAACACCCTCGCCGTGGTTGGCCACAGCGGCTCGGGCAAGAGTACGTTGGCGCGGTTGCTGTTCCGCTTCTATGACGTACAGCAGGGCTGCATTCGTATCAACGGCCATCCGCTGAAACAACTTACCCAAGCGTCGCTGCGTGCGGCGATTGGCATCGTGCCGCAGGACACGGTGCTGTTCAACGACACGATTTTCTACAACATCCAGTACGGCAGGCCAACGGCAACCCGTGGGGAAGTGATCGCCGCTGCCCACTCGGCGCATTTGCATGGCTTCATCGAGCGGCTGCCCGACGGTTATGACACACGTGTCGGCGAACGCGGACTAAAGCTTTCCGGCGGCGAAAAACAGCGCGTAGCGATTGCGCGCGCCCTGCTGAAAAACCCACCGATCCTGATTTTCGACGAGGCGACATCGGCGCTCGATTCAAAAACGGAAAAAGCGATTCAGGCCGAACTGGAGGCAGCTGCTGTCGGCCGCACCACACTGGTCATCGCACACCGCCTGTCCACCGTCATGAATGCCGACCGGATTCTTGTCCTCGACGGCGGACACGTTGTTGAACAGGGCCGGCACCGGGATCTGCTGGAACGCAATGGCGCATATGCCCAGATGTGGGCGCTACAGCAACAGGAGGCCGAGGTCGAATCCATCACCGCCTGA
- a CDS encoding nitrite/sulfite reductase codes for MYQYDEYDRKIVRERVAQFRDQTRRYLAGELTKDEFRYLRVQNGLYIQRYAPMLRIAVPYGLLCSKQLRRLAHVARKYDRGYGHFTTRQNLQLNWPELPRVPDILEELAEVEMHGIQTSGNCIRNITTDAFAGIAPDEIADPRPLCEILRQWSTFHPEFAYLPRKFKIAVSGTVEDRAVTYLHDIGLHVLKNDQGEIGFRVIVGGGMGRTPVIGKVIREFLPWQHILSYCEAILRVYNRYGRRDNPFKARIKILVNATGPEKFAQQVEEEWVHLKDGPSTITQAEYARVAAHFKSPDYRTLPPINAGYEASRRNSIPFAKWVERNVRAHRVPGYAAVTLSLKKPGVAPGDCTSDQMDFIADLAERYSFGELRVTHEQNLVLSDVALSDLFELWQKARGAGLATPNIGLITDIICCPGGDFCDLANAKSIPIANAIQERFEDLDYQHDIGDIEINISGCMNSCGHHHVGHIGILGVDKHDSEWYQISIGGRQGLAAALGKVIGPSFAAAEVPDVIEKLIAVYVAQRRDEELFIDVVERLGIEPFQTAVYGERTRGLRGERKVANG; via the coding sequence ATGTATCAGTACGATGAATATGACCGGAAAATTGTTCGCGAACGCGTCGCACAGTTTCGCGACCAGACTCGGCGCTATCTTGCCGGAGAATTGACCAAAGACGAGTTCCGTTATCTGCGCGTGCAGAACGGGCTCTATATCCAACGGTACGCGCCGATGCTGCGCATTGCCGTGCCCTACGGGCTGCTTTGCAGCAAACAGTTGCGCCGTCTGGCGCATGTCGCGCGTAAATATGACCGCGGCTACGGCCACTTCACCACGCGGCAGAATCTGCAACTGAACTGGCCGGAACTACCGCGCGTGCCGGATATTCTCGAAGAATTGGCTGAAGTCGAGATGCACGGGATACAGACTAGCGGCAATTGCATTCGCAACATCACCACCGATGCGTTCGCCGGCATCGCCCCCGACGAGATCGCCGACCCGCGCCCCCTGTGCGAAATTCTGCGTCAGTGGAGCACCTTCCATCCCGAGTTCGCCTATCTGCCGCGTAAGTTCAAGATCGCGGTGAGCGGCACCGTGGAGGACCGCGCCGTCACCTATCTGCACGACATCGGCCTGCATGTGCTCAAGAACGACCAGGGCGAGATCGGCTTTCGCGTGATTGTCGGCGGTGGCATGGGCCGCACTCCAGTGATCGGCAAGGTAATCCGCGAATTCCTGCCCTGGCAGCATATCCTCAGCTATTGCGAAGCGATCCTGCGTGTCTATAACCGCTACGGCCGGCGCGACAATCCATTCAAAGCGCGCATCAAGATACTGGTGAACGCCACCGGGCCCGAAAAGTTCGCGCAACAGGTTGAGGAGGAGTGGGTTCATCTCAAGGATGGCCCATCCACGATTACGCAAGCCGAATACGCCCGGGTTGCCGCCCATTTCAAGTCGCCCGACTATCGCACGCTGCCACCAATTAACGCCGGCTACGAAGCCAGCAGGCGCAACAGCATTCCTTTCGCCAAATGGGTCGAGCGCAATGTACGCGCGCACCGCGTGCCGGGTTATGCTGCCGTCACGCTGTCGCTGAAGAAACCTGGAGTGGCGCCGGGCGACTGCACGTCGGACCAGATGGATTTCATCGCCGACCTCGCCGAGCGCTACAGTTTCGGCGAACTGCGCGTCACGCACGAGCAGAATCTGGTGCTTTCCGACGTTGCCCTGTCCGATCTGTTCGAGCTATGGCAAAAGGCGCGTGGCGCAGGCCTCGCCACGCCGAACATCGGGCTGATCACCGACATCATCTGCTGCCCCGGCGGCGATTTCTGCGATCTCGCCAACGCCAAGTCGATTCCGATCGCCAATGCCATCCAGGAACGCTTCGAAGACCTCGACTACCAGCATGACATCGGTGACATCGAGATCAATATTTCGGGCTGCATGAATTCCTGCGGCCATCATCATGTCGGCCACATCGGCATCCTTGGCGTCGACAAGCACGACTCGGAGTGGTACCAGATTTCGATCGGCGGCCGGCAAGGTTTGGCAGCCGCGCTGGGTAAGGTGATCGGGCCATCTTTCGCCGCGGCTGAAGTGCCGGACGTGATTGAAAAGTTGATTGCGGTGTACGTTGCCCAGCGTCGCGATGAAGAACTGTTTATCGATGTGGTCGAGCGCCTCGGCATCGAGCCGTTCCAGACAGCCGTCTATGGCGAGCGTACGCGCGGCCTGCGCGGTGAGAGGAAGGTCGCCAATGGCTGA
- the rplQ gene encoding 50S ribosomal protein L17: MRHGNGLRKLNRTSSHRLAMLRNMANSLLRHEVIKTTLPKAKELRRVVEPLITLGKTPNLANRRLAFDRLRDREIVVKLFDELGPRYTSRNGGYLRILKMGFRVGDNAPMAYVELMDRPEGEAVSAE; this comes from the coding sequence ATGCGTCACGGTAACGGATTAAGAAAACTCAACCGCACTTCGTCGCATCGCCTAGCGATGCTGCGCAACATGGCGAACTCCCTGCTGCGCCACGAGGTCATCAAGACCACGCTGCCCAAGGCCAAGGAACTGCGCCGCGTGGTCGAACCGCTGATCACGCTCGGCAAGACGCCGAATCTGGCCAACCGCCGCCTCGCCTTCGATCGCCTGCGCGACCGCGAAATCGTGGTCAAACTATTCGACGAACTGGGACCGCGCTACACCTCGCGCAATGGCGGCTACCTGCGTATCCTGAAAATGGGGTTCCGCGTCGGTGACAATGCGCCCATGGCGTATGTGGAATTGATGGACAGGCCTGAAGGCGAAGCAGTCAGCGCCGAATAG